A stretch of the Takifugu flavidus isolate HTHZ2018 unplaced genomic scaffold, ASM371156v2 ctg274, whole genome shotgun sequence genome encodes the following:
- the LOC130520067 gene encoding NLR family CARD domain-containing protein 3-like → MCLIPVFCWITAIVLEDMMTRDQRGELPKTLTDLYSHFLRVQIKRKKQKYGGKQRPEELTEADKKLLLKLGRLAFEHLEKGNIMFYSEDLERCGLDVSEVSVYSGVCTEIFKRESVIFQKSVYCFVHLSVQEFLAAVYMFHRYTRKDTVVISQFLEYSEPVTSLDDFLRRALMKSLKSENGHLDLFVRFLHGLSLESNQRILGGLLDQRNSHPETIQKVLNNLKEVNSDGISPDRSINIFHCLMEMKDQSVHQEIQEFLKSEKKSERILSEIHCSALAYLLQMSEEVLDELNLLQYNTSDEGRRRLIPAVRNCRKAELPDSFLSKSHWEVVASAMTSNPSHLRELSLIRNRSLTDADVKLLSSAMMHPNCRLETLRLWRCSLSEISCGSLASALRSNPSHLRVLDLSWNQLKDPGVKQLCGFLQDPLCELETLRSVRDDPVLSQV, encoded by the exons atgtgtctgatcccagttttctgctggatcactgctatagttctggaggacatgatgaccagagaccagagaggagagctgcccaaaaccctgactgacctctactcacacttcctgagggttcagataaagaggaagaagcagaagtatggaggaaagcagagaccagaggaactgactgaggctgataaaaaactccttctgaagttgggtcggctggcgtttgaacatctggagaaaggaaacatcatgttctactcagaagacctggagcgatgtggactggacgtctccgaggtgtcggtgtactcaggagtttgtacagagatcttcaagagagagagtgtgatcttccagaaatcagtctactgctttgttcatctgagcgttcaggagtttctggctgccgtctacatgttccaccgttacaccaggaaagacacagtggttataagtcagttcctagaatattctgaaccagtcacatctcttgatgacttcctcaggagagcactaatgaaatctctcaaaagtgaaaatggccacctggacttgtttgttcgcttccttcatggtctctctctggagtccaatcagaggatcttgggtggactgttggatcagaggaacagccacccagaaaccatccagaaggtcctcaacaacctgaaggaggtgaacagtgatggaatctccccagacagaagcatcaacatcttccactgtctgatggagatgaaggatcagtcagtccatcaggagatccaagagttcctgaagtcagagaagaaatcagagaggatactgtcagagatccactgttcagctctggcctacctgctgcagatgtcagaggaggttctggatgagctgaacctgctgcagtacaacacctcagatgagggacgacgtcgcctgattccagctgtgaggaactgcaggaaggccga actgcctgatagttttctttcaaagagtcattgggaagttgtggcctcagcaatgacgtcaaacccttctcatctacgggagctgagcttaatcaGGAACcgaagcctgacagatgccgacgtaaagttactgtcttctgcaatgatgcatccaaactgcagactggagacgctcag actgtggcgctgcagtttatcagagatcagctgtggctctctggcctcggcgctgaggtccaatccctcccatctgagggttctggacctgagttggaaccagctgaaggatccaggagtgaagcagctctgtggttttctccaggatcctctctgtgagctggagactctcaggtcagtcagagatgatccagtactttcccaggtgtaa